A DNA window from Deltaproteobacteria bacterium contains the following coding sequences:
- a CDS encoding sugar ABC transporter ATP-binding protein → MVELVGVTKDFPGVRALDGVDLSLRAGEIVGLIGENGAGKSTLIKILGGIYTDYDGSIQVDGQPVRFRSAADARRAGIAVVHQELALVPDMTVAENLLLGQEPVRRGLVDALALSAEGRRWLEQFAGHIAADIPIDAPVRDLGVGMQQVVEIARALGGRARAVVLDEPTAALTDAETARLFDLVRARKAAGTSFIYISHHLDEVLDLCDRVAVLRDGRLVATRDVRDTSPDELVSLMLGRNPADLDAPRAAAVPGEPVLSVRDLAVAHPVHPERRVVDGVSFDVRAGEIVCLAGAMGAGRTALLSALFGLARGRTGGRVTVDGRDVHIACPADAIRAGLALVPEDRKGAGLVLDLSVADNLALPRLPAFVDDAAVDRDARALAADLGVKTPSVGAPVRHLSGGNQQKVALGKWLPSQPRVLLLDEPTRGVDVGAKAELYRLIRELTARGQAVVIASSDLPEIVRLADRVLVLRDGRVAGELIAPAIDQQAILSLAVGGRA, encoded by the coding sequence ATGGTCGAGCTAGTCGGCGTCACGAAAGACTTTCCCGGCGTGCGCGCGCTCGACGGCGTCGACCTGTCGCTGCGGGCCGGCGAGATCGTCGGCCTGATCGGCGAAAACGGCGCCGGCAAGTCGACGCTCATCAAGATTCTCGGTGGCATCTACACCGACTACGACGGCTCGATTCAGGTAGACGGCCAGCCGGTGCGATTCCGGTCGGCCGCCGACGCGCGCCGCGCCGGCATCGCGGTCGTCCACCAGGAGCTGGCGCTCGTGCCGGACATGACCGTCGCCGAGAATCTGTTGCTCGGCCAGGAGCCCGTGCGGCGCGGCCTGGTCGACGCGCTCGCGCTGTCCGCCGAGGGACGCCGGTGGCTCGAGCAGTTTGCCGGCCACATCGCCGCCGACATCCCGATCGACGCGCCGGTGCGCGATCTGGGGGTCGGCATGCAACAGGTAGTCGAGATCGCCCGCGCGCTCGGCGGCCGCGCGCGCGCCGTCGTGCTCGACGAGCCGACCGCCGCGCTCACCGACGCGGAGACGGCGCGCCTGTTCGACCTCGTGCGCGCGCGCAAGGCGGCGGGCACGTCGTTCATCTACATCTCGCATCACCTCGACGAGGTGCTGGACCTGTGCGACCGGGTCGCGGTGCTGCGCGACGGCCGCCTCGTCGCGACGCGCGACGTGCGCGACACGTCGCCCGACGAACTCGTGTCGCTGATGCTCGGGCGCAACCCCGCCGACCTCGACGCACCGCGCGCGGCCGCGGTCCCGGGCGAACCGGTCCTGAGCGTCCGCGATCTGGCGGTCGCGCATCCGGTCCACCCGGAACGGCGCGTGGTCGACGGCGTGTCGTTCGACGTGCGCGCCGGCGAGATCGTGTGCCTGGCCGGGGCGATGGGCGCGGGCCGTACGGCGCTGCTGTCGGCGCTGTTCGGGCTCGCGCGCGGGCGGACCGGCGGCCGCGTGACCGTCGACGGGCGCGACGTCCACATCGCGTGCCCGGCCGACGCGATCCGCGCGGGGCTCGCGCTCGTCCCCGAGGACCGCAAGGGCGCCGGGCTCGTCCTCGACCTGTCGGTCGCCGACAACCTCGCGCTGCCGCGGCTGCCGGCCTTCGTCGACGACGCCGCGGTCGACCGCGACGCGCGCGCGCTGGCCGCGGACCTCGGCGTCAAGACGCCGAGCGTCGGCGCGCCCGTGCGCCACCTGTCCGGCGGCAACCAACAGAAGGTCGCGCTCGGCAAATGGTTGCCGTCGCAACCGCGCGTATTGCTGCTGGACGAGCCGACCCGCGGCGTCGACGTCGGCGCCAAGGCGGAGCTGTACCGATTGATCCGCGAGTTGACCGCACGCGGCCAGGCCGTCGTGATCGCCTCCTCCGACCTGCCCGAGATCGTGCGGCTCGCCGACCGCGTGCTCGTATTGCGCGACGGGCGCGTCGCCGGCGAACTCATCGCCCCGGCCATCGATCAGCAGGCGATCCTGTCGCTCGCCGTCGGAGGGCGCGCATGA